A window from Dioscorea cayenensis subsp. rotundata cultivar TDr96_F1 chromosome 10, TDr96_F1_v2_PseudoChromosome.rev07_lg8_w22 25.fasta, whole genome shotgun sequence encodes these proteins:
- the LOC120270155 gene encoding alcohol dehydrogenase 1-like, translating to MSSTAGQVIRCRAAVAWEAGKALVIEEVDVAPPQAMEVRLKILYTSVCRSDIYFWEAKGQIPLFPRIFGHEAAGIVESVGDGVTDLKPGDHVIPVHTGECKECIHCKSKEGNMCDLLRVNLGRGVMISDGQSRFSINGKPIYHFVGTSTYSEYTVVHVGCVAKINPLAPLDKVCILGCGISSGLGAVLNVAKPPKGSSVAVFGLGAVGLAAAEGARISGASRIIGVDVNPKKFDHAKNFGVSEFVNPKDHDKPVQEVIAEMTGGGVDRSIECTGDVDAMISAFECVHDGWGVAVLVGVPHKDAVFKTHPMNLLHQRTLKGTLFGNYKPRTDLPAIVEKYMNKELVLEKFITHEVPFAEINKAYEFMLNGDSLRCIIRMDG from the exons ATGTCAAGCACTGCAGGTCAAGTGATTAGATGCAGAG CTGCCGTTGCATGGGAAGCAGGGAAGGCATTAGTGATTGAAGAGGTTGATGTGGCTCCTCCTCAAGCAATGGAAGTTCGCCTTAAAATACTCTATACCTCTGTCTGTCgtagtgatatttatttttgggaGGCTAAG GGCCAAATACCATTATTTCCTCGTATTTTTGGGCATGAAGCTGCAgg AATTGTTGAGAGTGTTGGAGATGGAGTTACGGATCTTAAACCTGGTGATCATGTCATTCCGGTGCACACCGGAGAATGTAAAGAGTGTATACATTGTAAGTCCAAGGAGGGCAACATGTGTGATCTTCTCCGGGTAAACTTAGGCCGGGGAGTGATGATCAGTGATGGGCAATCCAggttctccattaatggaaaaCCGATATACCATTTTGTCGGAACATCGACATACAGTGAGTACACTGTTGTTCATGTTGGTTGTGTTGCAAAGATCAACCCTTTGGCTCCTCTTGATAAAGTTTGCATTCTTGGTTGTGGCATTTCATCAG GTCTTGGTGCTGTTTTGAATGTAGCAAAACCACCAAAGGGATCATCAGTTGCTGTTTTCGGCCTTGGAGCTGTTGGACTTGCG GCCGCCGAAGGGGCGAGGATTTCAGGGGCTTCGAGAATTATCGGTGTTGATGTGAACCCGAAAAAATTCGATCATG CAAAAAATTTCGGTGTCAGCGAGTTCGTAAACCCAAAAGATCATGATAAACCTGTGCAAGAGGTTATTGCCGAGATGACCGGTGGGGGAGTTGATCGGAGTATTGAGTGCACCGGAGATGTTGATGCGATGATATCTGCATTTGAATGTGTTCATGAT GGTTGGGGTGTTGCTGTTCTGGTTGGAGTGCCGCACAAAGACGCCGTCTTTAAGACACATCCTATGAATCTGCTGCATCAGAGGACACTTAAAGGAACCCTCTTTGGAAACTATAAACCGCGAACCGATCTTCCTGCTATTGTGGAGAAGTATATGAACAAG GAGCTAGTACTGGAGAAATTCATCACTCATGAAGTGCCATTCGCCGAGATCAACAAGGCTTACGAGTTCATGCTCAATGGTGATAGTCTCCGCTGCATCATTCGCATGGATGGTTGA